One part of the Salinimonas iocasae genome encodes these proteins:
- a CDS encoding AAA domain-containing protein, translating into MDIKCLDPQGINGFELKANEVLSKHLPDSWIGYSSLEMLGRQGKDFEADLILVTHDRIIVIELKNYKGKLFSRGNRWIQEYDDGRQESRINAVSQASRAAKILKSRLQKKLANKYVPYVDKRVVLCGSADASHLSEEERECVFTLDEFKHIGDEKIYKKIIGRPFSFDRKEDIPNKNITVWNRIFLNNSADFKAKAFSSNGYVLNGTSLFQHKDNLYSEFRSQKAENANYQALMRRWDFTAPCIVEHTRTPEQRATIAQRESNVLGYIDTQDEDLKDSHLQLLHIPTDLTEDFVELYEWPNKKERLDTFIRKNKSKLTTQNRLDLIQVLISQLSRLHEIEVAHRDLGSHSIWLSLPSKVVLSNFLTAYYPDPDKKTVSSVRKIIQHGRVETPEELFEENSHATAFSRDVYLATAACHFIAFDTWPKKEDGIYVWNPVGGNEISEKLSGWFSRGLELDSRDRFQDLCDSQTELNKLIRTGAEDPAHTLSLLTKYYTNNNVYTELGAVPFKTDGTCHLLKAPDDSFGVKAWFGLSDTHGSGGINHELLMFFSRLESINNAALPQLPEILDFGFNPAMTCAYFKYEWVEGVTWAKAVESIEKPDGYRLAKELVLALLKLHGAKLYHGDLHPQNIIVDDGKIRFIDLVEYDLNNADKHTPAYVPSSFENLAKTTIDRFAVVKILNELSQAINSLHLSKYTEELLALPEVSTSELEKLLDNFDMIVNPPPPVTLRKYEIHLKNCRTVTELLTSDDGAYYMTLKQNAGKQGDLLSVQLSGIKKNISLLINEDRKFIVSFRENDIRHDQFIRNKRDSQLKLTGEIHLSNNIHGSTESFIDFILQSEAYKKLARTSGETNAEGKGSHRPTLTLPKMASSTVLDARDIWKVLVETEEESYPKIQVVTDPVYNANQLLSFRYSLDDSKFDFDLRTERVNVKMEVKGELRVIGIVEDLSSDTLILKTRGNTTPQAGDTIILEGSMTAASLSKREKAVTKLITGRGVIPDLPDYFSPGLNAQIIEGVTPTEDELNTYTEYKEDGSISFALNEQQRDAFKALYRYGPIALLQGPPGTGKTAFIGSYIHYSIMKGARRVLLVSQSHEAVNNASERVRSLFKRTEQAIDIVRLGDESNLSASLTDVGEKALQEHYRDKFRAEYRERLSTLLEHIGIPAEMSSTISDFEDSYGQRFNQLLSQAQDEEQADTAKLAQRQSKLKESLNGFVSRQYPNSPSFTGVSLSKIRSTLLEFLAEHFDIYSKELIFKVSNLIETSNEWLSVMASGKAQFQNFLAKTRTLVCGTCVGIGRNHYGVQENIYDLVVIDEAARSPASELAIAMQVGKKVLLVGDHKQLPPLFDEAHIKAAKRELPKLDEEELKRSDFERAFVSDYGKTVGRSLLTQYRMAPAIGRLVSDNFYDGALQTGRPQTRDQYQNLINSFANPVTWFDTSGEGNRNREETPKGKGVNKKSFINPHEADCIISIIKRLYDSDTNDEILTEDEDPKVGVICMYGEQVRHLIRKINSMPWARSLLERRIVKVDTVDSYQGKENDIVILSLVRSNGRGTQGYVSSENRANVSLSRAKEALFIVGNSQMWSQYNQSSAFGRVFKFIEDNNSPDYSIRPAKGVSQ; encoded by the coding sequence ATGGACATAAAGTGTCTTGACCCTCAAGGAATCAACGGTTTCGAACTCAAAGCTAATGAAGTCTTGTCAAAACATCTCCCTGATAGCTGGATAGGCTACTCCTCTTTAGAGATGCTAGGCCGTCAGGGAAAGGATTTTGAGGCTGATTTAATACTCGTCACTCACGACCGAATCATCGTAATTGAGCTTAAAAATTATAAGGGCAAGCTCTTCTCAAGAGGTAATCGGTGGATTCAGGAGTACGACGACGGACGCCAAGAGAGCCGCATCAATGCCGTATCCCAAGCAAGCAGAGCCGCGAAGATACTAAAGTCTAGACTTCAAAAGAAACTGGCCAACAAGTATGTGCCCTATGTTGATAAACGTGTTGTATTGTGTGGTTCAGCTGACGCATCCCACCTATCAGAAGAAGAAAGAGAGTGTGTTTTTACACTGGACGAGTTCAAACATATCGGCGATGAAAAAATATACAAAAAAATTATCGGACGCCCATTCAGTTTTGATAGAAAAGAAGACATTCCGAATAAAAACATTACGGTATGGAACCGTATATTTCTAAATAATAGCGCAGACTTTAAAGCGAAAGCCTTTTCATCAAACGGTTATGTCCTGAATGGTACGTCATTATTCCAGCATAAAGATAACCTGTACTCTGAATTTCGAAGTCAAAAGGCTGAGAACGCCAATTACCAAGCCTTGATGAGAAGATGGGACTTTACTGCGCCATGCATTGTTGAACATACTCGAACCCCTGAGCAGCGTGCAACCATCGCTCAGAGGGAGTCTAATGTTCTTGGATATATTGATACTCAAGATGAAGATTTAAAAGATAGTCACCTTCAGTTACTTCATATCCCGACAGACCTGACAGAAGACTTCGTAGAACTATACGAGTGGCCAAATAAGAAAGAAAGACTTGATACCTTTATACGAAAGAATAAAAGCAAGCTGACAACGCAAAATAGATTAGATTTAATTCAGGTATTAATCAGTCAGCTATCGAGACTTCACGAAATTGAAGTTGCGCATCGTGATCTCGGGTCTCACAGTATTTGGTTATCACTACCCAGTAAAGTGGTCCTCTCGAACTTTTTAACGGCATACTATCCTGATCCCGATAAAAAGACTGTTTCCTCAGTAAGAAAAATTATTCAGCATGGAAGAGTAGAAACACCTGAAGAGTTATTTGAAGAGAACTCTCATGCAACCGCTTTTAGTCGTGATGTCTATTTAGCTACAGCAGCCTGTCACTTTATAGCCTTTGATACTTGGCCGAAAAAGGAAGATGGGATTTACGTTTGGAATCCTGTTGGAGGCAATGAAATCAGTGAAAAGTTAAGTGGCTGGTTTTCACGAGGACTAGAACTCGATTCCCGCGATAGGTTTCAAGATCTCTGCGATTCGCAAACAGAGCTTAATAAATTAATTAGAACTGGTGCGGAAGATCCAGCGCACACCCTATCACTTCTAACTAAATACTATACCAATAACAATGTATATACTGAACTTGGCGCTGTGCCCTTCAAGACAGATGGGACCTGTCATTTATTAAAAGCTCCTGATGACTCTTTTGGAGTAAAAGCTTGGTTTGGACTCAGTGACACACATGGATCCGGTGGTATAAACCATGAACTGCTGATGTTTTTCAGCAGACTCGAGAGCATCAACAACGCCGCTTTGCCTCAGCTACCTGAAATATTAGATTTCGGCTTTAATCCTGCAATGACTTGCGCCTATTTTAAATACGAATGGGTTGAGGGAGTTACGTGGGCGAAAGCTGTTGAGAGCATTGAGAAGCCAGACGGTTATAGGTTGGCTAAGGAATTAGTACTCGCTTTACTTAAACTTCATGGTGCAAAACTTTACCATGGTGACTTACACCCTCAAAATATAATTGTCGATGATGGAAAGATTCGCTTCATCGACTTGGTCGAGTATGACCTAAATAACGCAGATAAACATACACCCGCGTATGTTCCGTCTTCGTTTGAAAACCTTGCTAAAACTACAATTGATCGTTTTGCTGTCGTGAAAATATTAAACGAACTCTCGCAGGCAATTAATTCGCTTCATCTATCCAAGTATACGGAAGAACTGCTTGCTCTTCCTGAAGTATCGACAAGCGAACTTGAAAAGTTGCTCGATAATTTCGATATGATTGTTAACCCTCCTCCTCCAGTTACGTTAAGAAAATATGAGATTCATCTTAAGAACTGTCGAACGGTCACCGAATTATTGACCTCAGACGACGGCGCTTATTACATGACCTTGAAGCAGAACGCCGGTAAACAGGGAGATCTATTAAGTGTCCAGTTAAGTGGCATAAAGAAAAACATAAGTTTGTTAATCAATGAAGATAGAAAGTTCATTGTCAGTTTCAGAGAAAATGATATTCGGCATGACCAGTTCATCCGAAACAAACGTGACTCTCAATTGAAGCTCACTGGTGAAATTCATCTGTCGAACAATATTCATGGCTCAACCGAATCCTTCATCGACTTTATTCTCCAAAGTGAAGCCTATAAAAAGCTAGCAAGAACTTCCGGCGAGACTAATGCTGAAGGAAAAGGGTCACACAGACCTACGCTAACGCTGCCTAAGATGGCCAGCTCAACAGTGCTTGATGCTCGAGATATATGGAAAGTACTTGTTGAGACAGAGGAAGAAAGTTATCCCAAAATTCAGGTTGTGACAGACCCGGTTTATAATGCCAATCAGCTACTCAGCTTTCGCTATTCACTGGATGACAGTAAGTTCGACTTCGACTTAAGAACCGAACGCGTGAATGTGAAAATGGAGGTGAAAGGCGAGTTACGGGTAATAGGTATTGTTGAGGATTTAAGCTCAGACACCCTCATATTAAAAACGCGCGGGAACACCACACCTCAAGCGGGCGACACGATTATTTTGGAGGGAAGCATGACAGCAGCTTCGCTTTCAAAACGAGAAAAAGCGGTTACTAAATTGATAACCGGTCGAGGAGTAATACCTGATCTTCCTGACTATTTTTCGCCCGGACTTAATGCTCAAATAATCGAGGGCGTAACGCCGACAGAAGATGAGTTAAATACCTACACTGAATACAAGGAAGATGGAAGCATTTCATTCGCCTTAAATGAACAACAGCGTGATGCTTTCAAGGCACTTTATAGGTATGGTCCTATCGCGTTGCTCCAAGGCCCTCCCGGAACGGGCAAGACCGCGTTCATCGGCTCCTATATACATTATTCAATAATGAAAGGCGCACGGCGCGTGCTACTTGTGAGTCAGTCTCATGAAGCCGTAAATAATGCCAGTGAGAGAGTACGCTCTCTCTTTAAAAGAACGGAACAAGCAATCGATATTGTTCGTCTTGGTGATGAATCAAACTTATCTGCGTCCTTGACCGATGTAGGAGAAAAAGCACTTCAGGAACATTACCGTGACAAATTCAGGGCTGAATATAGGGAGCGACTGAGCACGCTACTTGAACACATTGGCATACCGGCAGAGATGTCATCTACAATATCTGATTTTGAAGACTCCTATGGTCAGCGATTTAACCAGTTGCTATCTCAAGCACAGGACGAAGAACAAGCTGACACCGCTAAACTTGCACAAAGACAATCAAAATTAAAAGAAAGCCTTAACGGCTTTGTGTCCAGACAATACCCTAATTCGCCCTCGTTTACCGGCGTTTCTCTGTCTAAAATTCGTAGCACTTTATTGGAATTCCTAGCTGAACATTTCGATATTTATTCAAAGGAACTGATATTCAAAGTCAGCAATCTTATTGAGACGTCTAACGAATGGTTAAGTGTAATGGCATCAGGAAAAGCCCAGTTCCAAAACTTCCTTGCCAAGACAAGAACCCTTGTATGTGGCACCTGTGTTGGTATTGGCCGAAACCATTACGGTGTGCAGGAAAACATATACGATCTCGTCGTTATTGACGAAGCAGCTCGCTCCCCAGCAAGCGAATTAGCTATCGCTATGCAGGTCGGAAAGAAGGTATTGCTCGTTGGAGATCATAAACAACTTCCGCCACTGTTTGATGAAGCGCATATTAAAGCCGCGAAACGAGAGCTGCCCAAATTAGATGAAGAAGAGCTGAAGCGAAGCGACTTCGAAAGGGCTTTCGTTTCTGACTATGGCAAAACCGTTGGACGCTCTCTGCTTACACAATACAGAATGGCCCCCGCTATCGGTAGGCTTGTATCAGACAACTTTTATGATGGTGCGCTGCAAACTGGCCGCCCTCAAACGCGAGACCAGTATCAGAATTTAATTAATTCATTTGCCAATCCAGTGACATGGTTTGACACTTCCGGCGAAGGCAATAGAAATAGAGAGGAGACTCCTAAAGGCAAGGGCGTTAATAAAAAAAGCTTTATCAACCCGCATGAGGCTGACTGCATCATCTCAATAATCAAACGTTTGTATGATAGTGACACTAACGACGAAATATTGACTGAAGACGAAGATCCTAAGGTCGGTGTCATCTGCATGTACGGAGAACAGGTCAGGCACCTGATTAGAAAAATTAACAGTATGCCATGGGCAAGAAGCTTACTTGAGCGGCGAATTGTGAAAGTAGATACGGTGGATAGCTATCAGGGTAAGGAAAACGACATTGTTATCCTTTCTTTGGTCAGAAGTAACGGAAGAGGCACACAAGGCTATGTTTCATCTGAAAATCGAGCCAATGTGTCTTTATCACGAGCTAAAGAAGCCCTATTTATAGTCGGCAACAGTCAGATGTGGAGCCAGTATAACCAGTCTTCCGCGTTCGGACGTGTGTTTAAATTTATCGAGGACAATAACTCCCCTGACTACTCTATCCGCCCTGCAAAAGGAGTTTCGCAGTAA
- a CDS encoding GGDEF domain-containing protein produces the protein MKRISFFFLILIPFCLLASTSAGQPIADYKRTYIDLKKRYPDPQLRVEAAAEEKAFDKSDLGRVFTFIANSEVHSITSSLTFPKIHDDTWTSIRNEDENLYYGIQGLSIIYSEAPLRDRLEKLIVFREGIPRHIQSDIVYALTAKIISSLFYLNEISPALIELMLVMDSLSDEDPNKIFQYSKADSFNTAFDIYFELSDFKAARKYCNRYVENTSFLTHSQYVRCNALLSNHENSEDYLEQAFENTTSPLAKAKILGSKVWRDLHHNNVDNETLKNIDLVIATWESQTVKNREQLVSSYIKKTYVLSILSEFTDAHKAIEKAHGYNTPSIGYERLINMAEIVLLKAEGKLDDALALSRETLFDFFYSEPVMSAGERTVLSATLDKVLNFSDYESMQRKNREQLLLIKNQNLTRTLLVISLFLSLAVLLLTYQGYRSFKRRAQYDGLTGIYNRSTGIERLNSVYTNARRGTDSLVLALVDLDDFKKINDKFGHSAGDEVLKVFAKIAQDSIRTSDILMRYGGEEFLFVFAGITPKMVSEKLEDIRESLKEHKDWKSVETEFSVSFSAGISSAPNTGEIQEAINRADESLYRAKAQGKGKSCIAG, from the coding sequence ATGAAACGGATTTCCTTCTTTTTTCTGATTTTGATACCTTTTTGTCTGCTGGCCTCGACATCGGCTGGTCAGCCTATAGCTGACTATAAGCGCACCTACATAGACCTAAAAAAACGCTACCCTGACCCACAACTCCGGGTCGAGGCAGCGGCGGAAGAAAAAGCATTCGACAAGTCTGACTTAGGCCGTGTATTCACATTTATTGCAAACAGTGAAGTACATAGCATCACGTCCTCACTCACCTTTCCCAAAATTCATGATGACACATGGACTAGCATCAGAAATGAGGATGAAAACCTTTATTATGGTATTCAAGGGCTTAGTATCATTTACAGCGAAGCGCCCCTTAGAGACAGACTGGAAAAGCTCATCGTATTCAGAGAGGGCATTCCACGACACATCCAGTCAGATATTGTTTACGCGTTAACCGCAAAAATCATCAGCTCACTCTTCTATTTAAACGAGATCTCGCCTGCTCTTATTGAATTAATGTTGGTAATGGACAGTCTTTCCGATGAAGACCCAAACAAAATCTTCCAATACTCTAAAGCGGATTCGTTTAACACTGCATTTGATATTTATTTTGAACTCAGTGACTTCAAAGCTGCTCGCAAATATTGTAATCGCTATGTAGAAAACACCTCTTTTCTCACACATTCACAGTACGTTCGTTGTAATGCTTTGCTGTCTAACCATGAAAACAGTGAAGATTATCTCGAACAAGCTTTTGAAAATACAACTTCTCCACTCGCGAAAGCGAAAATTTTGGGTTCGAAGGTCTGGCGGGATTTACACCACAATAATGTTGATAATGAGACACTGAAAAATATAGACCTCGTCATCGCTACTTGGGAAAGCCAAACGGTAAAAAACCGTGAGCAGCTTGTAAGTTCTTACATTAAGAAAACCTATGTCTTATCAATACTTAGCGAATTCACCGACGCACATAAAGCCATTGAAAAAGCCCATGGTTACAACACTCCGTCCATAGGTTACGAGCGCTTGATAAACATGGCTGAGATTGTACTCCTAAAAGCTGAAGGAAAATTAGATGATGCATTAGCATTGTCACGAGAAACATTATTTGATTTTTTCTATTCTGAGCCAGTAATGAGTGCTGGCGAGAGAACCGTCTTGAGTGCGACGTTGGATAAGGTTCTGAATTTTTCAGATTATGAAAGCATGCAGAGAAAGAATCGCGAGCAATTACTCCTTATTAAAAACCAGAACCTGACCAGAACACTTCTCGTAATTTCATTATTTCTCTCGCTAGCGGTATTGCTTCTCACTTACCAAGGTTACCGAAGCTTCAAACGCCGAGCCCAGTACGACGGTCTGACTGGCATTTACAACCGCTCAACAGGTATAGAAAGACTTAACTCGGTCTACACCAACGCTCGACGAGGAACTGACAGCCTAGTTTTGGCACTGGTGGACCTTGATGACTTCAAAAAAATAAACGATAAATTTGGACACAGTGCTGGCGACGAAGTGCTCAAAGTATTTGCAAAAATCGCACAGGACTCAATACGCACATCGGATATTCTGATGCGTTATGGTGGTGAGGAGTTTTTGTTTGTTTTTGCCGGTATTACACCCAAGATGGTTTCAGAAAAATTGGAGGATATTCGCGAGTCACTGAAAGAGCACAAAGATTGGAAAAGTGTCGAGACAGAATTCAGTGTTAGCTTTTCAGCGGGGATTTCTTCTGCGCCGAACACTGGAGAGATACAGGAAGCTATTAATCGAGCCGATGAATCGCTGTACCGGGCTAAGGCTCAAGGTAAGGGCAAAAGTTGTATTGCGGGATAG
- a CDS encoding MbcA/ParS/Xre antitoxin family protein, which translates to MKLITKDYLLSQLAEFFEGDRSMMDEWLHTPLPVLGGERPTDFMDTKETSKTTGGNW; encoded by the coding sequence ATGAAACTAATTACCAAAGATTACTTACTCTCACAGCTTGCCGAATTTTTTGAAGGTGACCGTAGTATGATGGACGAGTGGCTTCACACTCCATTGCCGGTACTCGGCGGAGAACGACCAACTGACTTCATGGATACAAAAGAGACGTCGAAGACTACTGGAGGTAATTGGTGA